The following are from one region of the Odontesthes bonariensis isolate fOdoBon6 chromosome 16, fOdoBon6.hap1, whole genome shotgun sequence genome:
- the cyb5d2 gene encoding neuferricin, giving the protein MMSYALVAFFSVSLAVLFIPYDWSVKSGKESVQGPPELLLSQRELSLNNGEKGSKSLYLAILGQVFDVHKGHKHYGPGGAYHFMAGKDASLAFITGDFTETGLTDDVTSLSPLQVVALYDWLAFYQREYQTVGAVIGRFYDKTGHPTEALLQVQALLAEGQRIKVQSEAEKVRFPACNSEWSAGRGGRVWCSSKSGGVIRDWTGVPRKLFSPLSNNVRCVCVQDPSTAEEDPNLQKYDGCPPQSDSCSVRED; this is encoded by the exons ATGATGAGCTATGCATTGGTCGCGTTTTTCTCGGTTTCATTGGCAGTGCTGTTCATTCCTTACGACTGGTCCGTTAAATCAGGAAAGGAATCAGTCCAGGGGCCCCCTGAGCTGCTCTTGAGTCAGCGTGAATTGTCACTGAACAACGGGGAGAAAGGCAGCAAGAGCCTTTACCTGGCCATACTGGGGCAGGTTTTTGATGTACACAAGGGACACAAGCATTATGGACCCGGTGGTGCTTATCATTTTATGGCAG GGAAAGATGCCTCACTGGCCTTCATCACTGGAGACTTCACAGAGACTGGCCTGACAGATGATGTGACCAGTCTGTCCCCCCTGCAAGTGGTGGCCCTTTATGACTGGCTGGCCTTCTATCAGAGAGAGTACCAAACTGTTG GGGCAGTAATAGGTCGGTTCTACGATAAGACTGGACACCCCACAGAGGCCCTATTGCAAGTGCAAGCATTGTTAGCTGAGGGCCAGCGGATTAAGGTCCAGTCTGAGGCTGAAAAGGTTCGCTTTCCAGCCTGCAACTCAGAGTGGAGCGCTGGCAGGGGTGGAAGAGTTTGGTGTTCTTCTAAAAG TGGTGGAGTAATACGAGACTGGACAGGAGTCCCTCGAAAGCTCTTCTCTCCATTGTCCAATAATGTTCGATGCGTCTGTGTTCAAGATCCGTCTACAGCAGAGGAGGATCCCAACCTGCAGAAATACGATGGCTGCCCTCCACAGTCTGACTCATGCTCTGTCAGAGAGGACTAG